In the Syntrophorhabdaceae bacterium genome, CTCCGAGCAGAACGTGAAGTCGGCCCTTAGGATGATCGACAGGGCCTATGTCATCGACGAGGGGATCATCCGCTTCGAAGGGACCGTGGCGGAGCTCGAGGCGGATGAAGAGGTGAAGAAGAAGTACCTTATGGTGTAAAACCCCGGGACCTCGGCGGAGATAGGAGTTATCGGGGGTCAGGGGCAGACGGATTTGAAGGTAATGAGCGTATCGAGGACCGAGCCGGAGGGGATCGGTTCCCATGGGAAGTCGGGCCGCTCGTAGGAGCTGAGCTTATTGCCTTTATCGTCATAATCGGCGCCCGAAATGAGGCGGTACTCTTTCCCTGTACAGTCGACCACATAGACATCCTGCGATGACTGGTAATTTTCATACCCGCCGAGGGTCAGGCCTCGTTTCATTCTTTCGCTGACCTCCCAGTTCCTGCCTTCTTCGCTCTTTATCACGGCGGCGATGCGTACTTTCACTATTCTTTGGGAGAGGCATTCAACGCCCGCGGGATTATAATAGTAATCCCTGAGCCGGCCCGTATCGAAAAGCATCCAGTCCGGACCCGACGAGGAGAGAAAGGACCAGATGCCGGCGCAGCCCGCACTGAGGAGGATGATCGCTGCTGCGGCGGGTAGTCCGAATCTGGAGAGAGGCGGCGTGATAGTCATCTATTGATATATTACCTTTCCTGGTTGCTTATTATACTATAATTTTGCGGGAAAGCGCCTCTTTCTCAACATGGTGACCGTGAGCATCGAGAAAAAAACGAGACATAAGGATGAAACGATAAGCGGCGCCGTGGGGAGATCGAAGACATAGGAACAGGTGAGGCCGAAGATACTCGCCCCGAGGCCGATCGCCCAACCACCCACGAGGACCCGGCCCGGACTTCCCCCGAAGAGTCTGCCGATAAGGGCCGGAATGACGAGAAAAGCGAAGACCTGAAGTATCCCTGCAAGCTTAACGGAACTGACAAGAACGAGGGAGAAGGTGAGAAAGAAGATAAATTCCCACCCCGGGCTTTGCGCATTCCCATAGGAGAGGGCGAAGAACCGCTTTCTGAATATGAGGTGGAAGATCCCTATCACTGTATAAAGAAGGGCTGCGCACCAGACATCTCTCCCGCTGACCCAAAGGATATTGCCGTTGAAGAGGGACTTCAACTCCTCCAGTCCGTGCGGTGTCCGGTCGAGAATTAAGATGCTTGCGGAGAGACCGAAGATATAGAGCACACCGATAAAGGCTTCAATATTTACAAACCGGCTGATACAGCGCGAAAAGGAAAGCAGGATTGCCCCGATCACGGCGAAGGCGGTTGACCAGATATACTGGTCAGGGGCTTCATGGTTGAAATAGAGGGCGCATGCGATGCCGAGGCCGATAAACTGGGCGAGTGAGAGATCGACGAAAATAATGCCCCTTTCCAGCACGTGAATGCCGAAATATGTGTGGATAAGGATAAGACAAAGACAGGCGAGGAAAGGGACGGCGAGAAGCTGAAGGACTTCCATGGCCGCGTCCTTACGATAATGCGGCGATGATAAGGTCCATGAGACTGAACCAGTCCACGGCTCCGGGGACAGCCCCCACGTCCTGGGGGAGCATGATCACCTTCAGCCCGGTTCTTCCGGCAATGAAATCGGGCGCCTTGCGTGGAGAACTTGAGGTGGTGAGGATTCCATCGAGCCTCACCCTTTTCGAAAGCTCCATAAGACCTTCAATATGGCCCGATGAAGGCGGAATGCCCGGTTTGGCCTCGATGTAGCCGACTATTTCAAACCCGTATTCGGACGCAAGGTATTCGAAGAATTTATGGTAAGTGAGATATTTTTTTCCCTTGAGGGGTTTATTAGTCCACATCTTCTGCCGTTCTTCTATCATCTTCACCAGGCTCGTGCCGTTTGCGCGGTAAAAAGCGGCGTTGGCGGGATCAACTTCGCCGAGCCCCCTCGCAATCCCCACCACGATACTCTTCATGTTCCTCGGAGAGAGATGATAATGGGGGTTTCCCAGGGGATGAACATCGCCCATACTTCGGTCAACTGAAGCAGGCTTTTCCAGGACCGAGACAAAGCGGGAGCAATCGAAGTTTCCCGCCTTTCCCGGCTGGATCGCGGGGTTCCTCGAAGATTCAATGAGGATAGGGAGATACCCGATCTCGAGATCGAGTCCGTTATACGCGATCATATCTGCTTTCCTGGACGCAAGAACCATACTGGGACGTGCTTCGACCATGTGAGGATCCTGGCCAGGCCTCACCAGGACCGTGACGTTGATCTTATCCCTGCCCACTTCGGCGACCATGCTTCCAATCCAGGGAAGGGTGGCAACCACGTTTATGCCGGCCGATGCCGATCCCATAAAGAGTAAAACAATGATAAGGCTGATTGGGGCCGTTCTTCTCATCTATTCCTCCTAAAATGCATGGGCCGAATGGGCTCCGATGCCGAGAATCAACTGCAGGTAGACTTCGTTATTTGTTTTTCCGTCTCCGCCCGAGCGGTCATAATTGTACTGAAGCCGGAGCCGTGAAAACTCACTCAGGTTCAGCTCCACGGCGCCTGTAGCTCTCCACGGCGCCGGCCCGAACTGACGGTCCACGCCCCCGAGATCGTACTCGCTATTAAAAATGGACAACCTGTCGTAACGCGCTCCGAACCGCCAGCGGTCCACCTGATACAGGGCCTGGACGTATGCGCCGTCCTGCGCCCTCGTCAGGCCGGAAGCCGCGCCTAATGCGTTCGAGAGGGTACCATCCTGCTTCCGCACCATGTACTCCCCCTGAATGATCAGGCTTTTGTATTTGGAAGGTTTCCATTTATAAACCGCCTCAAAGCCATAGAGCTGGGAATTTCCCCGGAAAAAGGCACCATTTGCCACCGTGGTTGTCCGCGTCTGACCTCCCATTGCATAAGGGCCGAAAAGCAGGGTGGAATAGTCGCCCACGTCGATCGATTGCTTCACGAAACCCGTAAAACCATGTGGTCCTCCCGTGGCATTCTTATTGAAGATTACCTCGTTTTCGCCCTGGAGCACCTCCATTCCGAGGATTGTATAGAAGGGCAGTCCAGGCAGGTACGTCAATTGAGCGCCTTTTTCGATGAGTCCTTCACCCCCGAGAAACGCGCGATAGGCGAGAGGAAGGTCGGCGAAATCCCAGGTATGTGGGTGCTGAGCGTTCAGGCGGCTGAAGTTGCTTTTAAATTTACCCCCCTTTACCTGAAACCCTTGAGGCAAGTCGGTGGTGAGGAAGAAAGCCTCCTCGATGGACGCCCCGTTTTCCGTAAAAGGTATGGTGGCGTAGAGATTAAAATAGGGATCCACCGGCGCGAAGAGGAAAAGCTCCCCCGCAGTCAGATTAAAACCTTTCTTCTGTTCGAAGCCCAGGTTCGAGTATCCCGGTATGCCCCGGTTCGCCAGCTCCCTCTCGTTGATACTCGAGGAATAGAAATTCGTATCGAGGATAAACGATATATACGGGTTTGTCATGAACGACCCGCCGAAGAGGGCCGATGCACCGGATGGTTTCGGTCCTGTCCCCGGGGAGGCTGGTTTCTCGGCGACCGTAAGGGTTTCCTGTTTTTTTGCGGTTGCCTCAAGCTCGCCCTTAAGCTGCTCGATTACCTTCTGTTGTGCGTCAATCATCTGCTGCTGTTTCTTCAAGATGTCCTCCATCGCCTTAACCCTTGATTCAATATCAGAGGCGAAGGAGCCTGAACAGGCGAGACAGACGAAAAGAGGGATAAGGATAAGTCTTTTCACAGGACCTCCTTTGGCGCGGTCGGTGCGGCATCCACGCATTCATCAACATCAACTTTTATATGTTTTGATCGGGAGAGGGAAACCCGTCAGGCGGGTGGCGCTCTGATACTAAAAAGGGGATAATGGGCCGCTGGGAAGGGGGTTTCCTTCCGCATGGGTCCTACGAATGCGGCATGGAGCGAGAAGGGAACGGAATTGCAGCTGATTGCCGCGAGGATGGGCGAAGAGGAGAAGAGGCAGGTGGGGCAATCCCCATGGGCAAGCCCGTCCGCGTGGTGGTGAAAACCAGCCGCCACAGAAAAAAGGAGATAGAGAGACAAGAGAATTAAGCCGGGCCATGAGAGACGGCCGACACGAATGCGATGACCCTTTGGTGAAGTTGAGTTGATCGTCATTTCCTGATTCTTGTCCAATCCCTCACATGTTAATTCAGCGCCCGCCGTTTTGTCAATGGAAATGAAGCCCGGATCCGTCCGGTTGCATGGGGGAGCAGGATTTCACAAGATAAACTTTGACAAGAGCACGGTCTTATGATAAAAATACCGACATGTCTATAAAAGTGTACAACACATCTACCGGGACCAAAGAAGAGTTCATCCCCATCCACGAGGGCCAGGTAAATCTATACGTATGCGGTGTGACGGTATATGACCACTGCCACATAGGCCATGCACGAAGTGCGATCGTTTTCGACGTGATCTACCGGTATCTCAGGGCCAAAGGCTATGAAGTCACTTTTGTCAAGAATTTTACCGATATCGACGACAAGATCCTGAAGAAAGCACAGAAGGAAGGGATTCCGTGGAAGGAAGTGGGCGAAAAATATATCACGTCCTTCAAGGAAGACATGGATGCACTGAACATCCTGCCTCCCACGCACGAGCCTCGCGCGACAGAGCATATCGACGATATGATCCGGCTTGTGGAGACCCTCCTTGCAAACGGACACGCATATAGGATTGAAGACGATGTATATTTTTCCGTGGAAAGTTTTGCGGAATACGGCCGGCTCTCCGGCCGGAGTCTTGATGAGATGGTCGCGGGCGCAAGGGTTGACGTGGATGAAAGAAAACGCAATCCCCTTGACTTTGCATTGTGGAAGGGCTCAAAAGAGGGAGAGCCTTTCTGGGAAACACCTTTCGGAAAAGGCAGGCCCGGGTGGCATATCGAATGTTCGGTGATGAGCACTAAATATCTCGGCATTCCCTTCGATATTCACGGCGGAGGAAAGGACCTGGTTTTTCCCCACCACGAGAATGAACGCGCCCAGAGCGAGGCAGCGACGGGTCGTCGTTTTGTAAATTACTGGATGCATAACGGGTTCGTAAACATCGAGAAGGAGAAGATGTCTAAATCGCTCGGCAATTTTCTTCTCATTAAAGATTTTATGAAGGAGTATAACCCCGAAGTCTTACGGCTCTTTTTTCTTTCAACTCATTATCGGAATCCTGTTGATTATTCCGACCGCTCCATAGAGGATACGAACAGCGCCCTTCAGAGGCTCTATTACACGCTGGAACGGGTCCATGAGTTGGAGAAGGGGAAAGAAATAGTAGCTCAGACGTTTGATCAGGCCGAGGAGGCGGAGAAGAGGTTCTTCGAGGCCATGGATGATGATTTTAATGCAGCCCTCGCCCTCTCTTCGATTTTTGATCTGTCGAAGATGATAAACAGGATGATAGACGACCGTGACGAGAGCAGCTTCCCGTCCGTGGTATATGCTCGTGACCGGCTCCTCGCGCTCGCGAGGGGAATAGGATTTCTGAAAGACGGTCCCGACCTCTATCAAGAGACGGAAAAGGCGAGGCATCTCGCCCGCGTGGACCTCAGCGTCCCGGCAATTGAAAGCCTGATAGAGGAGCGCGTCCAGGCAAGAAAGAACAAAGACTATAAAAGATCGGACGAGATAAGAGATATGCTCGGTCAAAAGGGGATTATATTGCTGGATTCCCCCAAAGGTACCGAGTGGAGAATACGGACTCTCGGCATGACGAAAGGAGAAGAAAAATGATAGAGGTGAGATTCCACGGCAGGGGCGGCCAGGGGGCCGTAACCTCTGCGGAGCTGATCGCACAGGCAGCCATTTCGATGGGGCAGTACGCGCAGGCATTTCCGAGTTTTGGTCCGGAGAGGCGAGGTGCTCCCGTCCTCGCATTCCTGAGAGTTTCAGAAAAACCCATCAGGCTGAGATCGAGAGTATATAAACCGGATGCGGTGATCATCCTCGATGCGACCCTCCTCGGCACGGTAAATCCTACCGAAGGGCTGAAAGACGGCTTTGTCATTATAAATACCCCGAGACCCGCAGACGACCTTGTGCTTCTTTTCCCGGGCCACAACATTGCATTTGTCGATGCATCCAAGATTGCAAAGGAAGAGCTTGGTGTGCCCATCACGAATACCACGATGCTCGGCTCCCTTATAAAGGCTACGGGCGTAGTTCCCCTTGAATCTCTCGAGGAGCCGGTGAAAAACCGGTTCGGGATCAATGCCCAGAAGAATATCAACGCCTTTACCAGGGCGTTCAACGAGACTATAATCCTGAAACAGGATTAACGAACTTCGAATCAAGTCAGGCCCGTACCGGTAAAACCCGCCCTTCGGTATTCTTTCCCTGCTGAAGGGCGGGCGCGAAAACAGGTGCCCCCGCGATGCATATATCCGCGAATATAGTCGATCCTTTGAAATCGGAGATTTACCCCGGGACCATGGAGATCCTGAACGGAAGGATTGTCAGTCTAAGGCGGGAGACCGGGACTTATCCCACTTTTATCATGCCCGGCTTTATCGACGCTCACGTACATATAGAAAGCTCGATGATTCCCCCATCTGAGTTCGCACGTCTCGCCGTTGTGCACGGCACCGTGGCCACGGTCTCGGACCCCCACGAGATCGCGAATGTCGTGGGCATCGAAGGTGTGAGGTGGATGAGGGAGAGCGGCAGGGCGTCTGCTTTGACGTTCTGTTTCGGCGTCCCTTCATGTGTTCCTGCTACGGAGTTTGAGACGGCGGGATCACGGCTCGGGACCGGCGACATAGAAACGCTTTTTAGTGATCAGGGTATGTCGTACCTCAGTGAAATGATGAATTTCCCCGGTGTTCTCAATGATGATGTAGAAGTGATGAATAAGCTGAGGATTGCGAGGGAGCTCAAAAAACCCATAGACGGCCATGCTCCCGGCCTGACGGGGGAAGGGCTGAGAAAGTACATAGCCGCGGGCATCTCTACAGACCACGAAGCCTTTGAATATGAGGAGGGGAAAGAGAAGCTGTCTCTCGGGATGAGCCTTATCATCAGGGAAGGCTCGGCAGCAAAGAATTTCGATGCCTTAAGCCCTCTTATTAAGCTCTACCCGGACCGATGCATGTTCTGCAGCGACGACAAGCACCCCCATGACCTTGTGAAAGGCCATATCAACGAGCTCGTACGGCGGGGTCTCGGAATGGGGATCGATCTCATGACCCTCCTTAAATGCGCGTCGATTAACCCGATCCGGCATTACGGACTGGATGTGGGGCTCCTTCGTATCGGGGATCGCGCTGATTTCATCGAGGTGGGGGACCTGAAGAGGCTCGATATCCTGAAGACATATTTGGCTGGCGTTGTCGCGGCGGAGGAAGGGAAATCTCTTCTGTCCCCGGTCGCGGTGCGACCGATCAATTCATTCAAGACCGGAAAAAAGAGCCCGGCAGATTTTGCCGTCCCGGCACGCCCGGACGCCGTCAATATCATGGAGGCCGTAGATGGCCAGATAATCACGGGGAGGGCGACGGGGACGGTCCTATCCGACGGGAATAACCTTATATCCGATCCCGAGCATGATGTCCTCAAGATTGCGGTGGTGAACCGTTACGACGATAAGCCTCCGGCAATAGGTTTCATTAAAAATGTCGGTCTCAAGAAAGGGGCTATCGCAAGCTCGGTGGCCCACGACTGCCATAATATCATTGCCGTGGGCGTGACGGACGGGGAGATATGTGAAGCCGTCAATCTCATCATCGGGGCAAAAGGCGGGCTATCTGTGGTGTGGGACCAGGGCCGGGAGGTCCTTCCCCTTCCCATTGCGGGTCTCATGTCGGATAAGACGGGTCCGGAAGTGGCGGGCGCGTACGCCGGAATGGATTGTCGCGCAAAGGAGCTGGGCTCCTTGTTGAGCGCCCCTTTTATGACCCTGTCCTTCATGGCCCTTCTGGTGATACCCAAGCTGAAGCTGGGCGATCTCGGACTTTTTGACAGTGAGGCCTTCAGGTTCATCGACCTCTACGCCTGAACCGGAGTTTCCTTGGATCGAGCGGAAAGTAAGGGGACGGACAAATTAAAAAGCCGGCTCCATCCCCGAAAGGGACGAAGCCGGCGCGAAGTTCATCCTGCTATTTTTTCACGGCCCCTTCATGCACCCATTCCTGCCAGGTGGCGCCTGTCTTCTTTTCCCAGTCCGATTCGAATTTTTCCGTAAAAAATCCATGGAGTTTTTCGAAAAGTCTTTTCCAGCCCGACTCGTAGTCGAACTTCAACAGGTCTTCGAGGAAAGGTACGATTTCTCCCAATTTCTCTTTGGGGAGATAGGCCCTCGCTTTCAATTCTATAGACCGTTTCAAGGCTTCGGGGGATAGGGCATGGGCGGTGAGCATCGCCACTCTGAATCCGCGCCTTACCGCGATGTCCAGGAGGTCGAATCCTCTTACACCCATGATGTCAAGGACGACTACATCATACACATTGGCTTCGAGCAGCTTGCTTGCGTCTTCGAAATTGGTGGCCTTCTCGAACTTGGCGTTCGGGCAGGCATCCATTATTTCTTCTTCAAGGACACTCAGCACATCAGGTTCGTCATCCACAGCCAGGATTCTCTTGCCGTCCAAAATTGAATCACTCATGTCTCCTTCTCCTCCTTGCCTAAAGTTTTGTTTCAAAGAGGGGAGGGATATGTACCGTGAAACAGGTCCCCCTTCCTTCCCCGCTTATAACCGTGATATCTCCGCCGATCGCCTCTACCAGCGTCTTTACGCATGAGAGGCCGAATCCCAGGCCTTTTTCGCCTGAATTGGTTTTGTCCGTGAGATCGGCAAAACGATTGAATATCTCATCCTGCTCTCTCTGGGAGATGCCGAAGCCATCATCCTGAACAGTGACCACGAGGTCTTCCTCTCCGCTTGCCGAGACCACCACCTGATTTTTTCGGTGTTTCAGTGCGTTGCTTATCAGGTTGCGGGTGATCTGCCTGACTTTCCTGTAGTCATGGAGGAATGGCGTGGTGCGGTATTTTCCCGATATTTCGACCACAATGCCCTCTTCGCGAAGGGAGTCGAAGATCTTATTCCCCGTAAGACATAACAAAGACTGGGCCTTCTGGGGGTCGATTACCTCGAGGGCGTCAAGGACCGCCTCCTTCAGTACGCCTTCCACCGGCACATTGTCCGTGCAGAACCGGCCTTCCTCAGAGCGGTACACCTCCACCAGCTCCTGGAGCAGGGCTTTTGCTTTTGTCGAATTCCTGAGGATTCGCTCAAGCGTCTCGACCTGACGGTCCGAGGTCCCATACTTCTCCTTCTTGTCCAGAAGGTTTTTTACGCTCGCGAGGACTATGGAGAGAGGTCCCGTCAGGTCATGAATCAAAAGATCGATAAGGGGTTCCCTTTTATTCATGGCAATTTTTGCACTCTTCTTGCGAAGGATGTGCACCTTATTTTTTTTTGTAGTCTACCATATATCGGCCTCCAAGGGGAAAAAATACGAAAAAAACGCCTCCCCCAGAAAGACGGCACGCCCCCTGTGTTTCGATAGGGCACAGTGAGATTTTCCCCGGACCGTGGTCTCTGTCGGTGGGTACCTAAACCCGCCTCCGACTCTCGACCGAGAGCCGGAACCTCACCGGGAGGCTATGGATCTTCATGAGGGCGCCAAGGGTGTCGAATCCGCGGCTTTCTATTGCTCAATATGCCGAAGCCGCAAGGCCTCGGAGACATCATTGAGAATCAGCCCGGACACGGTCTTCACCGCAACACTCATTCCACGGGCAAGTTCCCGGGACGACTGCTCCGTCAACGGCTCCGCGGCTCGATAGGTTTTCTGAAAGACAAGTCTCTTCGTCAGCTCCTTCTCACTTGTATCGATGAAAGAGACGCTCAGGCAGATCGCCGCTTTGCCCGCAGCTCCTTCATCATCTTCAAGGAACTCCTCGACGCCGCCTTCAATCACAAATCTCGCATTTTCCGTATCCCGATAGGTGAAGACGCCGAGGAATATACCGGAGTTTCGAATATCGCGGGTGAGGAAGTCGGTGATGAGGTCTCCGGGGTTGGCCCTCCAGCGGGTGTAACCGTACACCGCCAGCCGGTAAGGGGACGGCCGGTATACCATGGAAGTATTATTGTACGTTTGGTTCACCGAAAATCGGTCCACTTTGAGAGAGACCGGGACCGGCGCTGCGCTGATTTTGGCGGGCGGCCGGTATTCCAGGGTAAACTGCTCCACCAGTTCCGGCGCCTTCGACGAGGGAAAACAGCCCGCCAGGAGAAGGAGGGGAAGGATTATGGCCATCCCGGCCTTTGGCGGAATGGAGAAACGATGTGTATCTATTCCTTTAAACAGCCTCATTTGGACCTCCCTGGCGTAGGTGGAGAACTGAAAATAAGTTCGGACGGATCGGCTTTAAGCCTCTCCAGAAGGATTCCGAGGGTCTCCGATGCATTCCGAAGGTTCTCCAATGTAATCTGCGCCTCAAGGGCCACAGTCTGTGCCCTCTTTGATGCGTTATCCAGAATTAAATTGGTTTTTTGACTGGTATCCACCAAGTTCAGGGAATCGAGCTCGGCTTTTACTTTTGCCATCACACCCCTGGCGTCTTTTATAGCGCCCTGGGCCTCCTTTATCACCCCTTCCACCGAGCCTTCCTGCATCAATTTGTCGACTTTTCCCGCAGCGCTCGCAAGGCGGGCGGTGACCAGCTCCGCATTATGAAGGATCCTCTTCGTCTCCGGACCTCCCATCATCGTTTCTAAACTTTTAGTCGTATGGAGTATCTGGTCCGATATCGTTTGAAAATCGACTTTTTTGATCTTGCCTACGATCTCGTTCACTCCGGAAGAAATCTGCTGGATATCGGAAGGATGAGACGGCACCACCGGGTATTGGGCGGGGAATGTAATTTTCGGTGAGGGGGTGAGATCGCCTTGTCTTCTTCTGTCCAGATCGACGAAGACAATGCCTGTGATCCCCGCCATCTGAAGCTTTGCCACGGTCTCACGGAGCACGTCGCCTTTGAAGTCGATCTTCATGACCACCTCGATGAGCCTGTAGTCCGGCGCCACCCCTATCTTTTCGACCCTTCCCACGTCAACCCCGCGATACTTGACCACCGAATCGACCTGCAGGCCCTGGACCGATTCGTCGAAATAGGTGACAAAGGTAGCGCCTTTCTTAAAATACCTGCTGGTGCTCACCCACACGATCGCCGCCACGGCAAGCACCACCCCGATTATGACGAAGAGGCCCACGGTAAAATATGTTTGTTTCTTTAGCATGGCTATATCCCTTTAGGTACCTGATCCTTCACGCCGGCTGCCGGTTGAAGAACTTTTTCACGAGAGGATCGGTAGACTTCTCTTTCAGCTCCCACGGATCGCCTTCGGCGATAATCCCTTTCTTGCTCTTATCGAGCATAATTATCCGCTGGGCCACGGCAAATATCGATTGAAGCTCATGAGTCACGATCACCATCGTCGTACCCATCCCCTGATTGATATTTATGATAAGCCGGTCGAGTCCGGCCGCAGTAATCGGATCGAGCCCCGCCGAAGGCTCGTCGAAGAAGAGTATGTCGGGGTCCATGGCTATGGCGCGCGCAATGCCGGCCCTTTTCTGCATTCCTCCGGAGAGTTCCGCCGGATAATGGTTCTCATAACCTGCCAGACCCACCATACCCAGCTTCATCCTCATAATGAGCTCGATCGTTTCGGCCGGGAGATCGGTAAAGGCGGTCAAAGGGAGGGATACGTTTTCCGATAGAGTCATGGAGCCGAAAAGGGCGGCTGACTGGAAGAGCATGCCTATCTTCTTGCGTATGCCGGTCAGGTCTTCATAATCGGCCGTAGTGATATCCACTCCGTTGATGAGGATTTTTCCCCCTGTGGGCTTTGAAAGGCCCATGATATGCTTTAACAATGTGGACTTGCCGCAGCCGCTCCCCCCGGCGATCACCAGGATCTCTCCCTTGTGGACCTTCATCTTCACATCGTTGAGTATGGTGTTTTCACCGTATCTGACCGTAAGTCCCTCAACGGCAATCACGATGTCTCCTATTTCGGCCATTTTTCGCTTACCTTGTGATCCCCTTTCATCGGATATAATTGAGAATAACGGCAAAAGTCGAATCGGTTACAATAATGAGGAACAGGGACGATACCACGGCTGACGTGGTCGCATTGCCGACTGCCTCTGCGCCGCCTCTTACCTCGAATCCTCTCTGGCAGCCGATCCCCGATATCAGTATGGCAAAGACAACGGACTTCACGATACCCGCGATTATGTCGAAGGAGTCGAAGGAACTGGCGGTCTGCCGCAAATAGGTATAGGGCGTGAGGTCGAGCCCCAATACGCCGACAAGGAGTCCTCCGAATATGGCGAAGAGATCGGCAAAAAGGGTGAGAATAGGGACTACGATTATGGCGGCGAATACTTTCGGTATGGCGAGAAATTTCATGGGATCGAAGCCCATGGTCACGAGGGCGTCGATCTCCTCATTGACTTTCATGGTGCCGATCTCCGCCGCGAAGGCCGAGCCAGATCTACCGGCCACGAGGATCGCGGTAATGATGGGACCGAGCTCTCTCACCATCGCCAATCCCACGAGGGAAGCGACATAAATATTTGCCCCGAATTGTTTGAGCTGCAAAGACGACATGAAGGCCATGATAAGGCCGAGGAGAAAACTGATGAGCGCCAGGATCGGGAGCCCGTCCACCCCCGCCTTTTTCATATAATTGAGGGTATCGCCCCAGCGCACGGTGCCCGGTCTCAAGAGGGCGGAGAAGATTTCCGCCACGAGGGCCCCGCTGAAGGTAATGGTCCGGACCACATCGCCCAGGAGGTTGATCGCCTGGGCCCCCATCTCCTCCAGAAAACCCATATACCTTTCTTTGGGATTGAGGGCAGGGATGTTCAAGGCATCACGGTTTACCAGGTCCAGAATGTCCTTTCCCTTCTCCGACAGGTGCTCAACGGAAAAAGGGATCGATTTCGCAAGGGCCTTGTCCTCCATCTGGACGAGAAGGAGCGCACCGGCGCTATCCATATAGAAAACACCGGAAAGATCGACGGAAAGATGGGAAGGGGTGAGGCGGTCAAAGAGGGCCATGACCTCTCCCATCATGGTGTCGATATTTTCGAGGGCCATCCGACCCGATATGGCTACAGTTGCAGGGCCGCCTTTTTCTCCCGCGACAGAGAGGATATAACTCCGCGGTTCTTTGTGCGTTTCATGTTTTGACAATACCTTGAAACCTCATCTCCGGAAATGGTATACGGGATATATAATAACAGGGTCCAAGGAAAAAAGTAACGAAAAAATACCTTTTTATCCTGGCCTGTCCACAAGACCATAACTGGATAATTCATATTACGAAAGGACGGCCGGAAGGGCCGAATAATCAGCTTTCCCGTGCGATATTATATTTTTTCATTTTATACCGAAGCATTCTTTCGCTGATCCCGAGCTGGGACGCTGCTTTAATCTGCACCCACTCATTCCTCGTAAGGGCATCTATCAGCATGCTTTTTTCTATCGATTCCACCACCTCATTCATGCCGCCTTCGGCAGGAGGCCGCACTTTGCCGGAGACGGAGGGAAGGTCCTCCACCGAGATATAATCGCCACGGGTAAGCACTATGGCGCGTTCTATGATATTTTCGAGCTCCCGCACGTTCCCCGGGTAGTCGTATTTGAAAAGGATGTCTCTCCCTTCTCTCGTGAC is a window encoding:
- a CDS encoding metal ABC transporter substrate-binding protein encodes the protein MRRTAPISLIIVLLFMGSASAGINVVATLPWIGSMVAEVGRDKINVTVLVRPGQDPHMVEARPSMVLASRKADMIAYNGLDLEIGYLPILIESSRNPAIQPGKAGNFDCSRFVSVLEKPASVDRSMGDVHPLGNPHYHLSPRNMKSIVVGIARGLGEVDPANAAFYRANGTSLVKMIEERQKMWTNKPLKGKKYLTYHKFFEYLASEYGFEIVGYIEAKPGIPPSSGHIEGLMELSKRVRLDGILTTSSSPRKAPDFIAGRTGLKVIMLPQDVGAVPGAVDWFSLMDLIIAALS
- a CDS encoding 2-oxoacid:acceptor oxidoreductase family protein, which gives rise to MIEVRFHGRGGQGAVTSAELIAQAAISMGQYAQAFPSFGPERRGAPVLAFLRVSEKPIRLRSRVYKPDAVIILDATLLGTVNPTEGLKDGFVIINTPRPADDLVLLFPGHNIAFVDASKIAKEELGVPITNTTMLGSLIKATGVVPLESLEEPVKNRFGINAQKNINAFTRAFNETIILKQD
- a CDS encoding surface-adhesin E family protein, translating into MTITPPLSRFGLPAAAAIILLSAGCAGIWSFLSSSGPDWMLFDTGRLRDYYYNPAGVECLSQRIVKVRIAAVIKSEEGRNWEVSERMKRGLTLGGYENYQSSQDVYVVDCTGKEYRLISGADYDDKGNKLSSYERPDFPWEPIPSGSVLDTLITFKSVCP
- a CDS encoding metal ABC transporter permease, whose amino-acid sequence is MEVLQLLAVPFLACLCLILIHTYFGIHVLERGIIFVDLSLAQFIGLGIACALYFNHEAPDQYIWSTAFAVIGAILLSFSRCISRFVNIEAFIGVLYIFGLSASILILDRTPHGLEELKSLFNGNILWVSGRDVWCAALLYTVIGIFHLIFRKRFFALSYGNAQSPGWEFIFFLTFSLVLVSSVKLAGILQVFAFLVIPALIGRLFGGSPGRVLVGGWAIGLGASIFGLTCSYVFDLPTAPLIVSSLCLVFFSMLTVTMLRKRRFPAKL
- the cysS gene encoding cysteine--tRNA ligase encodes the protein MSIKVYNTSTGTKEEFIPIHEGQVNLYVCGVTVYDHCHIGHARSAIVFDVIYRYLRAKGYEVTFVKNFTDIDDKILKKAQKEGIPWKEVGEKYITSFKEDMDALNILPPTHEPRATEHIDDMIRLVETLLANGHAYRIEDDVYFSVESFAEYGRLSGRSLDEMVAGARVDVDERKRNPLDFALWKGSKEGEPFWETPFGKGRPGWHIECSVMSTKYLGIPFDIHGGGKDLVFPHHENERAQSEAATGRRFVNYWMHNGFVNIEKEKMSKSLGNFLLIKDFMKEYNPEVLRLFFLSTHYRNPVDYSDRSIEDTNSALQRLYYTLERVHELEKGKEIVAQTFDQAEEAEKRFFEAMDDDFNAALALSSIFDLSKMINRMIDDRDESSFPSVVYARDRLLALARGIGFLKDGPDLYQETEKARHLARVDLSVPAIESLIEERVQARKNKDYKRSDEIRDMLGQKGIILLDSPKGTEWRIRTLGMTKGEEK
- the ade gene encoding adenine deaminase — protein: MHISANIVDPLKSEIYPGTMEILNGRIVSLRRETGTYPTFIMPGFIDAHVHIESSMIPPSEFARLAVVHGTVATVSDPHEIANVVGIEGVRWMRESGRASALTFCFGVPSCVPATEFETAGSRLGTGDIETLFSDQGMSYLSEMMNFPGVLNDDVEVMNKLRIARELKKPIDGHAPGLTGEGLRKYIAAGISTDHEAFEYEEGKEKLSLGMSLIIREGSAAKNFDALSPLIKLYPDRCMFCSDDKHPHDLVKGHINELVRRGLGMGIDLMTLLKCASINPIRHYGLDVGLLRIGDRADFIEVGDLKRLDILKTYLAGVVAAEEGKSLLSPVAVRPINSFKTGKKSPADFAVPARPDAVNIMEAVDGQIITGRATGTVLSDGNNLISDPEHDVLKIAVVNRYDDKPPAIGFIKNVGLKKGAIASSVAHDCHNIIAVGVTDGEICEAVNLIIGAKGGLSVVWDQGREVLPLPIAGLMSDKTGPEVAGAYAGMDCRAKELGSLLSAPFMTLSFMALLVIPKLKLGDLGLFDSEAFRFIDLYA